The following proteins are encoded in a genomic region of Salminus brasiliensis chromosome 17, fSalBra1.hap2, whole genome shotgun sequence:
- the serpinc1 gene encoding antithrombin-III has protein sequence MKLWACLGALWILSISSVQAAVDICSAKPKDLPLQPVCIYRNPNVHDHEEAPTEKPPEKAIEKISEKVPESTNPRVWELSKANGRFALSLFKQLSKDKPPEANIFMSPLSISTAFAMTKLGACNSTLEQIMKVFEFDTIKEKTSDQVHFFFAKLNCRLYRKKHNTVELVSANRLFGEQSLVINENFQNISEMVYGAKLMPLNFKEKPELSRLKINDWISEKTKGKINDTLPPGSIDATAVMVLVNAIYFKGQWKNKFDKKDVISSQFHVSSTKKCPVHMMYKEAKFQYRKFTEDKVRVLELPYNGGGISMVLVLPLKDTNLTEVENSLTHKKLTGWLNTMTETTVGVQIPRFRIEDSFSLKEKLQDMGLDHLFSAEHAHLPGIVKDVDSGIYVSDAYHKAFLEVNEEGSEAAAATVVVALGRSLNVNRENFIANRPFLLFIRESSINTIIFAGRVSNPCKSS, from the exons ATGAAGTTGTGGGCGTGCCTAGGAGCTCTCTGGATCCTCTCCATCAGCTCAGTTCAGGCCGCCGTAGACATCTGCAGCGCTAAGCCCAAAGATCTGCCCCTGCAGCCAGTGTGCATCTACCGCAACCCGAACGTGCACGATCACGAAGAAGCCCCGACCGAGAAGCCCCCCGAGAAGGCCATAGAGAAGATCTCAGAGAAGGTCCCCGAGTCCACCAACCCTCGAGTGTGGGAGCTGTCCAAAGCCAATGGCCGCTTCGCCCTGTCCCTCTTCAAGCAGCTTTCTAAGGACAAGCCTCCAGAAGCCAACATCTTCATGTCCCCCCTCAGCATCTCCACAGCCTTCGCCATGACGAAGTTGGGGGCCTGCAACAGCACGCTGGAACAGATCATGAAA GTCTTTGAGTTTGACACTATAAAGGAGAAGACCTCAGACCAGGTGCACTTCTTCTTCGCCAAGCTGAACTGTCGTCTCTACCGCAAGAAACACAACACCGTCGAGCTGGTCTCAGCCAACCGCCTGTTTGGAGAGCAGTCTTTGGTCATCAACGAGAACTTCCAGAACATCAGTGAAATGGTCTACGGAGCCAAGCTGATGCCACTCAACTTCAAG GAGAAACCTGAACTGTCGAGGCTGAAAATCAACGATTGGATCTCTGAGAAGACTAAAGGCAAAATAAATGACACCCTGCCACCGGGCTCCATAGACGCCACCGCTGTGATGGTCTTGGTCAACGCCATCTACTTTAAG GGTCAGTGGAAAAACAAGTTTGACAAAAAAGACGTGATTTCATCACAATTCCACGTAAGTTCTACAAAAAAGTGTCCGGTTCACATGATGTACaaggaggccaaattccagTATAGAAAGTTCACCGAGGACAAAGTGAGAGTGCTCGAGCTGCCGTATAACGGAGGGGGGATTTCGATGGTGCTGGTGTTGCCACTGAAGGATACGAACCTTACTGAG GTGGAGAACTCTCTAACCCATAAGAAACTCACTGGCTGGCTGAACACCATGACCGAGACGACGGTGGGTGTGCAAATTCCCCGCTTCCGCATCGAGGACAGCTTCAGCCTCAAGGAGAAGCTGCAGGACATGGGCCTTGACCATCTTTTCAGCGCAGAACACGCCCATCTCCCAG GCATCGTTAAGGACGTCGACAGCGGCATTTACGTCTCTGATGCCTACCACAAGGCGTTCCTCGAG GTGAATGAAGAGGGCAGCGAGGCAGCGGCTGCAACGGTCGTAGTGGCGCTCGGGCGCTCCCTCAACGTAAACCGTGAGAACTTCATAGCCAATAGGCCGTTCCTGCTCTTCATCCGGGAATCCtccatcaacaccatcatctTCGCTGGTCGCGTGTCCAACCCCTGTAAAAGCAGCTGA